The Flavobacterium johnsoniae genomic sequence TCTCCAGTATTGTATTGACACGCCATTCCGCAACTTAAAATTGGAAGCGGTTCTGCGCCAATATCTTCAGAAAGCTGGAAATATTCAAAAAACCCTAATCCAAAACTTTGAAAATAATCTGGAGTCTGTTTGTGGTTGAATTCTACATTCCAACGATTCATCATCGTTTTTCTTTCCTCAACATTTCCAACCGATTTTTTCCATTGATAACGATCTGATAAAGTTCTTCCTTCTACAATACAACCGCCTGGAAAACGCAAGAAACCAGGTTTCACATCATATAAAAGCTGTACCAAATCTTTTCGAAGTCCATTTTTTCTATTCTTCCATGTATCTTCAGGAAAAAGCGAAATCATATCCAAATCAATAATTCCTGTTCCTTCAAAAGTAATTTTCAACTTTGCTTTGGCTTCTGTCTGAGTGGCTGTAAATTGTGCAGTATAATTTGCCCATTGGTCAGATTTTGGAACAATATTCGTTTCTCCAAGCACTTTTTGATCTTTATCAATAAGCTGAAAAACAATCTTTTTGATTGCTCCATTATGGTTGGCAGCTTTTAATGAAAGATTGTATTTCGCATCTTTCTTCACTCCCATTCCTCGGAATCCTTCATTAATTAAAGTATAACCTTTATCATTATTGATTTCTACTCTGCAAAAATTAGTATTATTTGCCGCTACGTTAATTGGAAGCGCAATACCTGATTCTTTGTTTAAAGATCTTCTAGTATTAGGTTGTTCCCATCCCATTAAAGGTTTATCAAATTCAAAAGATCTGTTTTTAATCATTTCGGCGTAAAGTCCCCCATCTGCGGCAAAATTGATATCTTCAAAAAACAAACCGAACATTGTTGGTTCAATTTTAGTAATGGTTTTGGAAGCATCAACTTCTAAAGTATTTTTTTGAGCATTTCCATAAATACTACTAAGCAGTAAACCTCCTATGAATAATGTTGAAATTACGTTTCTTTTCATTTTACTTATTTTATATTGAGAATATACTTGCAATATATTAATTAATCTTTTTAAAGTTTATTTCAAAAGTTTGAAAAGCATCACATCAAAAAACTTTATTGTGACTTTTACACTTATATTTTTTTCAAAGAATAAATTACTTTTTAACTGCTTCATATTTATTTGGAAAAGCTGCTTCTCCATCTAAATTGATTACTTTCAAAACATCCACATTTTTACTTTCTACGGCATATTTAAAGTATTCAGGTTTGTTTTTCCCCCATTGAACCGTGCAATTCTGAACTTTAATGCTTTCGGCAGTATCAAAATAAAATCCAGAAGTACTTCCTTTTACAAAACCTTCCACATTTGCTGGGCGTCTGTCATATAATCCACCAGGAAAAGAAGTGGTTTTATCCATAAAAACACTTACATTTTCAAAAACGATATTCTTGATTTTGTCTTTAGATTCTCCACTCACAAAAACTCCATTTTCTCCCGTACATTGAATATTAGAAAAATAAATATTCTTGATTTCTCCAACTTTCCCTTCTGTCGCTCCTTTTGGAAAACGCCAATTGGCATCTTTATGATTTCCTTTTGCTCTGCTAAAAGCCGTAACGTAAATCGGTTCTGCTTTTCCCCACCAAGTATCGGTATTCAATTTGCTTTCGATAATTATGTTAGAAAAAATTACATCGCTCACTGTTCCTTCATCACGATTCTGAATTCCTAACGCACGATTACTATTTTTAATAATACAATTATTGAAAACAACTTGTCTGATTGCGTCCATATTTTCTGAACCAATTTTAATCGCACAACTGCTGCTCGTCATAGTGCAATTGGTAACGGTAATATTTTCGCAAGCACCAAATTCTTCAAATTCTCTTCTGTTTTTTAGGCATATACAATCGTCGCCGCTTTCAATGTAACAATCGCTGATTCTCACATTTTTAGAATGATCCAAATCGATTCCGTCACTGTTGCGGACTTTTAAGCTATTTAATAAAGTAATTCCGCTGATTACAACATCATTACAGCCAATTAAATGCACAGTCCAATAGGCCGAATTTCCGATATGAACATCTTTGATTCTGATATTTTTTCCTCCAATAATAGTTAAAACGTGTGGTCTTGGATCTAAAACATTGAACGGTTTTAAAACATAAGCATCATCTTCTTCTGCGCCCATAAAAGAAATTCCGTTTCCATCAATTTTTCCGCTTCCGCTAATGGTAAAATCTTCTATATTTTCTCCTCCAATCCAAATAGTTCCCTCTCCAGGATTTGTTCTAAAAGCGCTTTTCGTATACAGTTTTTCATCTGGACTTGCCAATAGTTTTGCACCAGCTTCGATATGTAAATCTACTTTTGATTTTACATCAATTGGTCCTGATAGAAAAGTAAAGGGTGCGGGAATTAAAACTCTTCCGCCTGTTTTACTACAAGCGTCAATTGCTTTTTGAATTGCAACAGCATCATTGGTTTTTCCGTCTCCTTTTGCGCCGTATTTTTTAATATCGTAGATCTTTTGTGCAGTCGCAGTCAGGGAAATACAAAAAATAAGTATCGCGATTATAGATTTCTTTTTCATGTTTTTTATTTTTTTTAATGCCACAAAGACTCAAAGGCACTAAGTTTTTTTAATTTTTTTTAATCTCGCAAAGACGCAGAGTCGCAAAGTTTTCTATTTAAGTTTTTTTGAATAAAACTTTGCGTCTTTGCGCCTTTGCGAGCAATTTTCGGCAGTATATAATAAACTACCTAGCTGGTAATTCAAACTTATTTTGCTCTGGTTCTATTTTTCTTTTTAAAGATTCACTATCCAAATTACTTGATGAAACATCTTTAAAAACAATCTGATTGATTTTATCTGAAGGAACATCAATAGCTTTCATTGTTAGATTTTTTACATCATCAAAAACAAAAGCTGGACGGAAATCTTCTTTATCTAAAACCAATTTTATATTCTTCATTTCGATTCCGTTTACGTGACGAACGTAAAATCCCCAAGAAGGCAATTCACCAAACATGGTAAATTCAGGGTAACCGTTTATATTCTCTTTTACATCTTTTAATCGACTTAAAGGATGATACGCCATTCCTTTTGAAGCTCTTCCTGGATAAATGATTTCAATATTTTCTAAAGTCACATTTTCTATCAAATGCCCCGGAATTCCAGCAATTGAAGAAGGAAACGGATTATGAAAATAATCTACTTCTGGTCCGCGCATATCGTAATCTATATCAGGGCGACCAAACGGAACTTGCACTTTTACATTTTTAACCGATACATTTTTAATATAACCCGGTTTATCTCCATTTCTGTGACCTAAACGGATTAATAAGGCATTTCCAGTATTTACGGCCGTAATATCAGAAACTTTAATATTCTCAATTTCTGCTCCATCAACAGACTCAATTGCAACTGCCGATCTGAAAGTATCAAAAACTTTGATATTTTCAATTGTTACATTTTTGAAACTTCCATAAGAACCTGTACCAAATTTCACTGCATTGGCACTTGATCTAATCGTACAATTTCCAATGTAAATATTGTTATTATGCAATCCCGGAACTTCCGATTTTAAGCAAATTCCGTCGTCGGCAGCATTAACGTTGCAATTTGTTATTCGGGCATTTTCGCAACCATCAAGATCAATTCCGTCATTATTCCAATACGCTCTGCTTTCCACTTTCATAAAATCAATGACAATATTTTTGCATTCTCTAAAACACATTGTCCAACCTGGACTGTTTTTCAAAGTAATTTGAGTCATGGTAATCGAATCGCACTTTACAAACGAAATCAGTTTTCCCCTTCCGTCTTCTGGACGCATTCTTCTATAATTGTATTTTGGATCAATTCTAACTCCTGTATGATGAAGAGAATCAATTGCTAAAGCCAGTTCTCTCCCTTGTCCGTCAATTATTCCCTTTCCGTTTACAGTAATATTTTTGGATTCATTAGCAATAATCAAAGCTCTAATTCCTTCGTATTTTGGATAATCGTCAGGATTGGTGCTTCCTAATAAAGTAGCGCCTTCTTCAAAAAATAATTCCACATCATTTTTTAAAACGATGCTTCCGGACAGAAATGTTCCTTTAGAAAAAACAACTTTTCCTCCTTTACTTTTATTTGCAGCATCAATTGCTTTTTGAATTGCTTTTGTGTTTAACGTCTTTCCATCTCCAACAGCGCCGTATTTTTTAATATCAAAAATCTTTTGCGCCGAAACAGTTAAGGACACGCAAAAAATAAAAAGTGCGATTATAAAATTTCTTTTCATTTCTATTTTACTTTTTTAATCTCGCAAAGGCGCAGAGTCGCTAAGTTTTTTAAGACTTTTCTTTTTAATAAACTTTGCACTTTTGCGTCTTTGCGAGCAATTTTCAATTTAATCTTTTCAAATTTACTTTGAGCCTTAGCGTCTTTGTGGCAAAATAAAATTTACCAGAAAACAGTATACAAAGCCACTAATATTCCGCTGATAATAAACGAACCTACAATAAATTCTGAAGATACTTTAAACATCGATTTATCAACTTCTATTTTATGAATTTCGGCTTCTTCTTCAGAAACTGGATTTGCCAAACTGATACCAATCATGATAAATACAATTATAAAGAAAACTATGGTCATTCTATCTAAGAAAGGATAATCTGGAAAAGCGCCTTCTGTCCACATTGGCAAGAATTTCAATATTGCTGCCAATGGCACAGTTAATAATGCTCCGGCAAGTCCTGCTGCTGGAGTAGTTTTTTTCCAGAACATTCCTAATAAGAAAATTGCTAAAACTCCTGGTGAAAAGAATCCAACATATTCTTGAATAAATTGATACGCTTGATCTAATGATTTTAATGCTGGAGCTACAAAAGCTGCAATAATCATACAAACCACAACGCACCATCTTCCTGTACGAACCAGTTTTTTTTCTGATGCTTGAGAATTAAAATATTTTTTATAAATATCTAAAGAAAAGATAGTCGAAATACTATTTGCTTTTCCTGCTAAAGAAGCCACAATTGCGGCTGTTAAAGCCGCTAAAGCAACACCTTTTAATCCAGCTGGAAGTAAATTCATTAAAGTCGGATAAGCATGATCTGGTTTTAAAACTCCCGCTGCATCAACCATTTCTTGTTGAAACATTCCATTTTCATGCATTACAAACATGGCAATACCTGGAAGAACAGCAATAATTGGAACTAATAATTTTAAGAAAGCAGCAAATAGAATTCCTTTTCGAGCTGTTTTCAAATCGGCTCCTAAAGCTCTTTGAACGATATATTGATTGCAACCCCAATATGCTAGATTGTTAATTAACATTCCACCTACTATAACTGACATTCCAGGCAATTCATTATAATGCGGATTTGATTCATCTAAAATCATGTGCAAATGTCCTGGCGCTTCTTGAGCAATTATAGAAAGTCCTTTTAGAATATCATTTCCAAAACCAAATTGATCTGAAAGCAATGTCAATGCCAAATAAGTCGTTACTAATCCTCCTAAAATTAGCACAATAACTTGAAACATATCCGTATATCCGATAACTTTCATTCCACCCAAAGTAACGATTACAGAGAATAAACTCAAACCAATAACACAAAACTGAAAACTAACAGGCGCTATGGAAGAAATAGCCAAAGCACCTAAATAAATAATTGAAGTAAGATTAACAAAAACATAGATTAACAGCCAGATAATAGCCATAATTGTACTTACGGTTCCACTATATCTTTTGGCTAAAAACTGTGGCATTGTAAATATCTTATTCTTCAAATAAACAG encodes the following:
- a CDS encoding glycoside hydrolase family 28 protein, producing the protein MKKKSIIAILIFCISLTATAQKIYDIKKYGAKGDGKTNDAVAIQKAIDACSKTGGRVLIPAPFTFLSGPIDVKSKVDLHIEAGAKLLASPDEKLYTKSAFRTNPGEGTIWIGGENIEDFTISGSGKIDGNGISFMGAEEDDAYVLKPFNVLDPRPHVLTIIGGKNIRIKDVHIGNSAYWTVHLIGCNDVVISGITLLNSLKVRNSDGIDLDHSKNVRISDCYIESGDDCICLKNRREFEEFGACENITVTNCTMTSSSCAIKIGSENMDAIRQVVFNNCIIKNSNRALGIQNRDEGTVSDVIFSNIIIESKLNTDTWWGKAEPIYVTAFSRAKGNHKDANWRFPKGATEGKVGEIKNIYFSNIQCTGENGVFVSGESKDKIKNIVFENVSVFMDKTTSFPGGLYDRRPANVEGFVKGSTSGFYFDTAESIKVQNCTVQWGKNKPEYFKYAVESKNVDVLKVINLDGEAAFPNKYEAVKK
- a CDS encoding glycoside hydrolase family 28 protein yields the protein MKRNFIIALFIFCVSLTVSAQKIFDIKKYGAVGDGKTLNTKAIQKAIDAANKSKGGKVVFSKGTFLSGSIVLKNDVELFFEEGATLLGSTNPDDYPKYEGIRALIIANESKNITVNGKGIIDGQGRELALAIDSLHHTGVRIDPKYNYRRMRPEDGRGKLISFVKCDSITMTQITLKNSPGWTMCFRECKNIVIDFMKVESRAYWNNDGIDLDGCENARITNCNVNAADDGICLKSEVPGLHNNNIYIGNCTIRSSANAVKFGTGSYGSFKNVTIENIKVFDTFRSAVAIESVDGAEIENIKVSDITAVNTGNALLIRLGHRNGDKPGYIKNVSVKNVKVQVPFGRPDIDYDMRGPEVDYFHNPFPSSIAGIPGHLIENVTLENIEIIYPGRASKGMAYHPLSRLKDVKENINGYPEFTMFGELPSWGFYVRHVNGIEMKNIKLVLDKEDFRPAFVFDDVKNLTMKAIDVPSDKINQIVFKDVSSSNLDSESLKRKIEPEQNKFELPAR
- a CDS encoding sodium/sugar symporter, whose product is MNVLQTADYIVFFIYFVIVTSYGMYIYRSKKTAATSSNEYFLAEGSLTWWAIGASLIASNISAEHFIGMSGSGFAIGLAIASYEWMSAATLIIVAMFILPVYLKNKIFTMPQFLAKRYSGTVSTIMAIIWLLIYVFVNLTSIIYLGALAISSIAPVSFQFCVIGLSLFSVIVTLGGMKVIGYTDMFQVIVLILGGLVTTYLALTLLSDQFGFGNDILKGLSIIAQEAPGHLHMILDESNPHYNELPGMSVIVGGMLINNLAYWGCNQYIVQRALGADLKTARKGILFAAFLKLLVPIIAVLPGIAMFVMHENGMFQQEMVDAAGVLKPDHAYPTLMNLLPAGLKGVALAALTAAIVASLAGKANSISTIFSLDIYKKYFNSQASEKKLVRTGRWCVVVCMIIAAFVAPALKSLDQAYQFIQEYVGFFSPGVLAIFLLGMFWKKTTPAAGLAGALLTVPLAAILKFLPMWTEGAFPDYPFLDRMTIVFFIIVFIMIGISLANPVSEEEAEIHKIEVDKSMFKVSSEFIVGSFIISGILVALYTVFW